A window of the Buchnera aphidicola str. Sg (Schizaphis graminum) genome harbors these coding sequences:
- the tyrS gene encoding tyrosine--tRNA ligase: protein MDLINELHQRNLIFHITNENKLKELIKNKYISLYCGFDPTEDSLHVGHLLPLITLKRFQVLGHKPIVLIGGATSLIGDPSFKTKERLLKSDSFVEKCTLKISQQISFFLDFNSNFNSAIILNNNLWFKKINILQFLRDVGKYFSVNALINREAVKKRIKRSDQGISFTEFSYNLLQAYDFFILNQKNQVSLQIGGSDQWGNISSGMHLIHRISKKEAYGLTLPLLMQSNGIKFGKTESGTVWLDPQKTTPYRFYQFWMNIEDSNVYRFLKLFTFIDIHEINEREKNSYKKNQIVSDKVLLAKHMTRLVHGDEKLSAAERITNILFFKNINDIQISDLEQLRKDGVPVVETYKIKDLQEALVLSSLAQSRTQAKNMIISNSISINTKKIVNKNYIIDDNDKLFNQFTLLSRGKKNHCLIYWNK, encoded by the coding sequence ATGGATTTAATTAATGAATTACATCAAAGAAATTTAATATTTCATATTACAAATGAAAATAAATTAAAAGAACTTATTAAAAATAAATATATTTCACTTTATTGTGGTTTTGATCCTACAGAAGATAGTTTACATGTGGGTCATCTATTACCTTTAATCACTCTTAAAAGATTTCAAGTTTTAGGTCATAAACCTATAGTGTTAATAGGAGGCGCTACAAGTCTTATTGGAGACCCTAGTTTTAAAACAAAAGAAAGATTGCTAAAATCAGATAGTTTTGTGGAAAAATGCACACTAAAAATAAGTCAACAAATTTCTTTTTTCTTAGATTTTAATTCTAATTTTAATAGTGCAATTATATTAAATAATAATTTGTGGTTTAAAAAGATTAATATTCTTCAATTTTTACGTGATGTTGGCAAATATTTTTCAGTTAACGCTTTAATTAATAGAGAAGCTGTTAAAAAACGAATTAAAAGGTCAGATCAAGGTATTTCTTTTACAGAATTTTCATATAATTTATTACAAGCATACGATTTTTTTATACTAAATCAAAAAAATCAAGTATCACTCCAAATTGGGGGCTCTGATCAATGGGGAAATATTTCTTCAGGTATGCATTTAATTCATCGAATATCTAAAAAAGAAGCTTATGGTTTAACTCTTCCATTACTTATGCAATCTAATGGTATTAAATTTGGAAAAACAGAATCAGGAACTGTGTGGCTAGATCCTCAAAAAACTACTCCTTATAGATTTTATCAGTTTTGGATGAATATAGAAGATTCTAATGTTTACCGTTTTTTAAAATTATTTACTTTTATAGATATTCATGAAATAAATGAACGGGAAAAAAATAGCTATAAAAAAAATCAAATTGTTTCTGATAAGGTTTTATTAGCTAAACATATGACTCGTTTAGTACATGGAGATGAAAAATTATCAGCTGCAGAAAGAATTACAAATATTCTTTTTTTTAAAAATATTAATGATATACAGATATCTGATTTAGAACAATTAAGAAAAGATGGTGTTCCTGTAGTGGAAACTTATAAAATAAAAGATTTACAAGAAGCTTTGGTTTTGTCTTCTTTAGCACAGTCTCGCACTCAAGCTAAAAATATGATAATATCAAATTCAATATCTATAAACACTAAAAAAATAGTCAATAAAAATTATATTATTGATGATAATGATAAATTATTTAATCAATTTACCTTACTTTCTAGAGGAAAAAAAAATCACTGTCTTATTTATTGGAATAAATAG
- a CDS encoding iron-sulfur cluster assembly accessory protein, with amino-acid sequence MKIEKMNFYSPKKYKWKGIKITEQAIEQILFLINKNPKNKGIRIGTKKSGCAGFRYTMELVKNNTIEKENKNDIVFYYNNILVYISLKEAPFLNGIKIDFVKDSINEVFKYCNPRIKTFCGCGESFSID; translated from the coding sequence ATGAAAATAGAAAAAATGAATTTTTATTCACCAAAAAAATATAAATGGAAAGGTATTAAAATAACTGAACAAGCTATAGAACAAATTTTATTTTTAATTAATAAGAATCCTAAAAATAAAGGCATAAGAATAGGTACAAAAAAGTCTGGATGTGCAGGATTTCGATATACAATGGAATTAGTTAAAAATAATACAATAGAAAAAGAAAATAAAAATGATATAGTATTTTACTATAACAATATTCTAGTATACATCTCCTTAAAAGAAGCACCATTTTTAAACGGCATAAAAATTGATTTTGTAAAAGATAGTATTAATGAAGTATTTAAATACTGCAATCCTAGAATAAAAACATTCTGTGGTTGTGGAGAAAGTTTTTCAATTGATTAA
- the ydiK gene encoding AI-2E family transporter YdiK → MQNPKEKMDLSQFILSLIFIIAISATSFLIIQPFILGFSWASMIVIATWPLMLKMQKFLGGKRLVAVIGMIIILLLLFIIPIVFLVNSLIKTSIPLIHWFSSNNLEFPELIWLQDIPIIGKKIFISYQELLDSDGGELIREIRPYMGRTTEFFIIQAKNCGLFIMHLTLMLLFSLLLYWNGEKISNSIRQFASRLSSRNGEAIVLLSVQAVRAVALGVVVTALIQAVLSGIGLLISGVPYWTLLMILIVFSCLIQLGPLPILIPSVIWLYWNSNTTWGTLLLIWSCFVFILDNILRPFFIRIGSDLPTFLILLGVIGGLLAFGMIGLFIGPVVLVILYRLIVSWIYGISIASFLENTTLKSKSN, encoded by the coding sequence ATGCAAAATCCAAAAGAAAAAATGGATTTATCGCAATTTATTTTATCACTAATATTTATTATTGCTATAAGTGCTACAAGTTTCTTAATAATTCAACCGTTTATACTTGGTTTTTCTTGGGCAAGTATGATTGTCATTGCAACTTGGCCTCTTATGTTAAAAATGCAAAAATTTTTAGGAGGTAAACGCTTAGTTGCCGTTATTGGCATGATTATTATTTTACTACTATTATTCATCATTCCTATAGTTTTTTTAGTAAACAGTTTAATTAAAACTAGCATTCCTCTTATTCATTGGTTTAGTTCTAATAATTTAGAATTTCCAGAGTTAATTTGGCTTCAAGATATACCCATTATTGGTAAAAAAATCTTCATCAGTTATCAAGAACTATTAGATAGTGATGGAGGTGAATTAATTCGTGAAATTAGACCATATATGGGACGTACAACAGAATTTTTTATCATTCAAGCTAAGAATTGCGGATTATTTATTATGCATTTGACTTTAATGTTGTTATTTAGTCTTTTGCTATATTGGAACGGAGAGAAAATTAGTAATTCTATTCGTCAGTTCGCGTCGCGTCTCAGCTCTCGGAACGGAGAGGCTATTGTTTTACTTTCAGTTCAAGCTGTGAGAGCTGTTGCATTAGGTGTAGTAGTAACAGCTTTAATTCAAGCAGTTTTATCAGGAATCGGATTACTCATTTCCGGTGTTCCATATTGGACATTACTGATGATTTTAATTGTTTTTTCATGTTTAATACAATTAGGACCATTACCAATCTTAATACCTTCCGTTATTTGGCTTTATTGGAACAGTAATACAACTTGGGGTACATTGTTATTAATTTGGAGTTGTTTTGTTTTTATATTGGATAATATATTGAGACCATTTTTCATTAGAATAGGATCAGACTTGCCTACTTTTCTAATTTTATTAGGAGTAATTGGTGGTTTGCTTGCTTTTGGAATGATTGGATTATTTATCGGTCCTGTCGTATTAGTAATATTATATCGTTTGATAGTATCTTGGATATATGGAATTTCAATTGCTTCTTTTCTAGAAAATACAACTTTGAAATCAAAATCTAATTAA
- a CDS encoding 3-deoxy-7-phosphoheptulonate synthase: MKKTDELRTIRIDPLITPSELAKKYAITSEIMDNVIITRQNIARIMTGEDLRLLVVIGPCSVHDPIAAVEYAHRLYELRKKYQDRLEIIMRTYFEKPRTVVGWKGLISDPDLNGSFRVNHGLAVARKLLLDINELGMPAATEFLDMVIGQFIADLISWGAIGARTTESQIHREMASALSCPVGFKNGTDGNIRIAIDAIRAAQARHLFFAPNKDGQMTINHTSGNPYGHIIMRGGRTPNYHAHDINSAIEHLREFNLLEHLMIDFSHGNCLKEHIRQKDVAKSVSKQISQGSKTIFGVMIESFLEEGFQTVKENQPLIYGKSITDACLNWKDSVLIIKQLADAVDTRF, encoded by the coding sequence ATGAAAAAAACAGATGAACTACGTACAATACGAATTGATCCATTGATAACACCATCTGAATTAGCAAAAAAATATGCTATTACTTCAGAAATCATGGATAATGTTATTATAACGAGACAAAATATAGCTCGAATTATGACTGGAGAAGATTTGCGTTTGCTTGTTGTAATAGGTCCATGTTCAGTACATGATCCAATTGCAGCAGTTGAATATGCTCATCGATTATATGAACTACGTAAAAAATATCAAGATCGTCTTGAAATTATAATGCGTACATATTTTGAAAAACCAAGAACAGTAGTTGGTTGGAAGGGATTAATTTCAGATCCAGATTTAAATGGTAGTTTCAGAGTTAATCATGGTTTAGCTGTTGCACGTAAATTATTATTAGATATCAATGAACTAGGAATGCCTGCAGCAACAGAGTTTTTAGATATGGTAATAGGGCAATTTATTGCGGATTTAATTAGCTGGGGTGCGATTGGAGCTAGAACTACTGAAAGTCAAATTCATAGAGAAATGGCTTCAGCTCTTTCTTGTCCAGTAGGTTTTAAAAATGGAACAGATGGAAATATACGTATTGCAATTGATGCTATTAGAGCAGCACAAGCACGTCATTTGTTTTTTGCTCCGAATAAAGATGGACAAATGACTATTAATCATACCAGTGGAAATCCTTATGGACATATAATTATGAGAGGTGGTCGAACTCCTAATTATCATGCTCACGATATTAATTCAGCAATAGAACATTTACGTGAATTTAATTTGTTAGAACATTTAATGATTGATTTTAGTCATGGTAATTGTTTAAAGGAACATATTCGTCAAAAAGATGTTGCTAAATCTGTTTCAAAACAAATTTCTCAAGGTTCAAAAACTATATTTGGTGTAATGATTGAAAGTTTTTTAGAAGAAGGTTTTCAAACAGTTAAAGAAAATCAACCACTAATATATGGAAAATCAATTACTGATGCATGTTTAAATTGGAAAGACAGTGTCCTTATTATTAAGCAATTAGCAGATGCGGTAGATACTCGTTTTTAA
- the thrS gene encoding threonine--tRNA ligase — MPVIRFCDGSQQVYKHSVSLREIIENKKPNIIRSLIAISVNNSFSNFNTLITEDSSISFISKKDCEALNIIRYSCIQLLNYAAKKTWPSCKIGESEITKSGFYCDIDFENSITEEDFFILENNMKTLIKREYFISHQNISFDHAYEMFKKKSEIYKIHLIKKYINKKNKISLYYHENYFDIDMGMQVFNIKFCKYFKLQKIGGIYWKGDHKNKMLQRIYGTAWSTKKELDKHLSYINELKKRDHRKIGKLLNLYHMQKESPGMIFWHNNGWIIFNELEIFVREKLKEYKYKEVKTPLLIDKSIWQKSGHWDNYQDAIFTTSSENREYCIKPMNCPGHVQIFNCGLKSYRDLPIRMAEFGSCHRNESSGSLHGLMRIRNFTQDDAHIFCTQEQLRYEINNCIKMIYDLYSTFNFKKILVKFSTRPKKRIGDESVWDQAEKDLSDVLIENNLKFEHQEGEGAFYGPKIEFVLQDSLDRNWQCGTIQLDFYLPIRLRSFYIDEHNHQKIPIIIHRAILGSIERFIGILIEEFSGKLPTWLSPIQVVILSITDSHINYVKKIVQHFSDINIRVESDLRNEKIGFKIREHTLRQIPYILICGEKEIKSKKISVRTRNGYNLGIIDIDCFIKKLQKEIFTRSFYQMEE; from the coding sequence ATGCCTGTGATAAGATTTTGTGATGGGAGTCAGCAGGTATATAAGCATTCTGTCTCATTGAGAGAAATTATAGAAAATAAAAAACCTAATATAATTAGGTCCCTTATTGCTATTTCTGTCAATAATAGTTTTTCAAATTTTAATACTTTAATAACAGAAGATTCTTCTATATCATTTATTAGTAAAAAAGATTGCGAAGCATTAAATATTATTCGATATTCTTGTATACAGCTTTTAAATTATGCAGCGAAAAAAACATGGCCATCGTGTAAGATTGGAGAAAGTGAAATTACAAAAAGTGGTTTTTATTGTGATATTGATTTTGAAAATAGTATTACAGAAGAAGATTTTTTTATATTAGAAAATAATATGAAAACTCTTATAAAAAGAGAATATTTTATATCTCATCAAAACATTTCTTTTGATCATGCGTATGAAATGTTTAAAAAGAAATCAGAAATATATAAGATTCATTTAATAAAAAAATATATAAATAAAAAAAATAAAATATCATTGTATTATCATGAAAATTATTTTGATATTGATATGGGGATGCAAGTTTTTAATATAAAATTTTGTAAATATTTTAAATTACAAAAAATTGGAGGTATTTATTGGAAAGGTGATCATAAAAATAAAATGTTACAACGTATTTACGGTACTGCTTGGTCAACTAAAAAAGAATTAGATAAACATTTAAGCTATATTAATGAATTAAAAAAAAGAGATCATAGAAAAATTGGAAAATTGTTAAATTTATATCATATGCAGAAAGAATCTCCAGGTATGATATTTTGGCATAATAACGGTTGGATCATTTTTAATGAACTAGAAATATTTGTTCGAGAAAAACTAAAAGAATATAAATATAAGGAAGTTAAAACACCTTTATTAATAGATAAATCAATATGGCAAAAAAGTGGTCATTGGGACAATTATCAAGATGCTATTTTTACTACTTCATCAGAAAATCGAGAATATTGTATTAAACCAATGAATTGTCCAGGACATGTTCAAATTTTTAACTGTGGATTAAAGTCATATCGAGATCTACCTATTCGTATGGCTGAGTTTGGAAGTTGTCATCGTAACGAATCTTCAGGATCTTTGCATGGTCTTATGAGAATTCGTAATTTTACTCAAGATGATGCTCATATATTTTGTACCCAAGAGCAGTTGCGATATGAAATAAATAATTGTATTAAGATGATATATGATTTATATAGTACATTTAATTTTAAAAAAATATTAGTAAAATTCTCTACTCGACCAAAAAAACGTATTGGAGATGAATCTGTTTGGGATCAAGCAGAAAAAGATTTATCTGATGTATTGATAGAAAATAATCTAAAGTTTGAACATCAAGAAGGAGAAGGTGCTTTTTATGGTCCTAAAATTGAGTTTGTTTTACAGGACTCTTTAGATCGTAATTGGCAGTGTGGAACGATTCAACTTGATTTTTATTTGCCAATTCGTTTACGTTCATTTTATATTGATGAACACAATCATCAAAAAATTCCTATAATAATTCATCGAGCGATATTAGGTTCAATAGAACGTTTTATTGGAATATTAATTGAAGAGTTTTCAGGAAAATTGCCTACATGGTTATCTCCAATACAGGTAGTAATACTCAGTATTACTGATAGTCATATAAATTACGTTAAAAAAATAGTCCAACATTTTTCTGATATTAATATTCGAGTTGAATCAGATTTAAGAAATGAAAAAATAGGTTTTAAAATTCGTGAACATACATTGCGTCAAATTCCATATATATTAATTTGTGGAGAAAAAGAAATTAAATCTAAAAAAATTTCGGTTAGAACTAGAAATGGTTACAATTTAGGAATTATAGATATTGATTGTTTTATTAAAAAGTTACAAAAAGAAATTTTTACTCGTAGCTTTTATCAAATGGAGGAATAA
- the infC gene encoding translation initiation factor IF-3, with protein sequence MKGGKRIQFTRPNRINNEIRAIKVRLTGVEGDQIGIVNLREALEKAEELGLDLVEISPNAEPPVCRIMDYGKFLYEKSKSSKEQKKKQKVIQVKEIKFRPSTDEGDYQVKLRNLIRFLEDGDKVKITLRFRGREMAHQKIGIDVLNRVKNDLIELAIIESFPSKIEGRQMIMVLAPKKK encoded by the coding sequence ATTAAAGGCGGAAAAAGAATTCAATTCACGCGGCCGAATCGTATTAATAATGAAATTCGTGCCATTAAAGTTCGTCTTACTGGTGTCGAAGGCGATCAAATTGGGATAGTTAATTTACGTGAAGCTTTAGAAAAAGCTGAGGAATTAGGATTAGATTTAGTAGAAATTAGTCCAAATGCAGAACCTCCAGTTTGTCGTATTATGGATTATGGCAAATTTCTTTATGAAAAAAGTAAATCTTCTAAAGAACAGAAAAAAAAACAAAAGGTAATTCAAGTAAAAGAAATTAAATTTCGTCCTAGTACAGATGAAGGAGATTATCAAGTTAAATTACGTAATTTAATTCGTTTTTTAGAAGATGGGGATAAAGTTAAAATTACCCTACGATTTAGAGGACGTGAAATGGCACATCAAAAAATAGGTATTGATGTGTTGAATAGAGTGAAAAATGATTTAATTGAATTAGCAATTATTGAATCATTTCCATCTAAAATCGAAGGTCGTCAAATGATTATGGTATTAGCACCAAAGAAAAAATAA
- the rpmI gene encoding 50S ribosomal protein L35: MPKIKTLRSAAKRFKKTASGKFKRKQANLRHILTKKTTTKKRHLRPKILVSKGDISKVKSFLPYF; this comes from the coding sequence ATGCCAAAAATTAAAACTTTAAGAAGTGCAGCAAAACGTTTTAAAAAAACTGCATCTGGTAAATTTAAACGTAAACAAGCAAATTTACGTCATATTTTAACAAAGAAAACAACAACTAAAAAACGTCATCTTCGTCCTAAAATTCTAGTTTCAAAAGGAGATATAAGTAAAGTTAAATCTTTTTTACCATATTTTTAA
- the rplT gene encoding 50S ribosomal protein L20, which produces MARVKRGVTAHARHKKVLKQAKGYYGARSRIYRVACQAVIKAGQYAYRDRRQRKRQFRQLWITRINAAVRQSQMSYSSFMYGLKKASINIDRKILSDIAIFDGFSFNILIKKAKEALL; this is translated from the coding sequence ATGGCTCGTGTAAAACGTGGCGTAACTGCTCATGCTCGCCATAAAAAAGTTTTAAAACAAGCAAAAGGTTATTATGGAGCTCGTTCTCGTATTTACAGAGTTGCATGTCAGGCAGTAATTAAAGCCGGACAATATGCTTATCGTGATAGACGTCAAAGAAAAAGACAATTTCGTCAATTATGGATTACACGAATTAATGCTGCAGTTCGTCAAAGTCAAATGTCTTACAGTAGTTTTATGTATGGATTAAAGAAAGCTTCGATTAATATTGATCGAAAAATATTGTCTGATATTGCAATTTTTGATGGATTTTCATTTAATATATTAATAAAAAAAGCAAAAGAAGCTTTATTGTAA
- the pheS gene encoding phenylalanine--tRNA ligase subunit alpha codes for MLILQKLFDSVKIEIKNSHTIDKLDHIRIKYLGKKGIFSNLIKDLKNFSLEERKKYFIIFNEIKKKTINQINKKKIELNKIILDKQIEKEKIDVSLPGRRIKNGVIHPINHTITYIKNFFSKLGFESISGFEIEDEYHNFDALNIPKDHPARNIHDTFWFDENRLLRTQTSSMQIRIMKKEKPPIRLIFPGKVYRNDYDSTHTPMFHQVEGLIVEKNINFSNLKWIIYNFLRNFFHKDIAIRFRPSYFPFTTPSAEVDVVTNNGKLLEVLGCGMVHPSVLKNVNIDSNFYSACAFGIGIERITMLRYGISDLRSFFENDIRFIKQFKHI; via the coding sequence ATGTTGATTTTACAAAAATTATTTGACAGCGTAAAAATTGAAATTAAGAATTCACACACAATAGATAAATTAGATCATATACGAATTAAATATTTAGGGAAAAAAGGAATTTTTTCTAATCTTATAAAAGATTTAAAAAATTTTTCTCTTGAAGAAAGAAAAAAATACTTTATCATTTTTAATGAAATTAAAAAAAAAACAATAAATCAAATTAATAAAAAAAAAATAGAACTAAATAAAATTATTTTAGATAAACAGATTGAAAAAGAAAAAATTGATGTATCTTTACCTGGTCGTCGTATAAAAAACGGTGTTATTCATCCTATTAATCATACTATTACTTATATAAAAAATTTTTTTTCTAAATTAGGATTTGAATCTATTAGTGGATTTGAAATAGAAGACGAATATCATAATTTTGATGCATTAAATATTCCTAAAGATCATCCTGCTCGCAATATTCATGATACCTTTTGGTTTGATGAAAATCGTTTATTAAGAACACAAACTTCTAGTATGCAAATTAGGATTATGAAAAAAGAAAAACCTCCTATTAGGTTGATTTTTCCTGGAAAAGTATATCGTAATGATTATGATTCTACACATACACCTATGTTTCATCAAGTTGAAGGATTAATAGTCGAAAAAAATATTAATTTTTCTAATTTAAAATGGATTATATATAATTTTTTACGTAATTTTTTTCATAAAGATATTGCTATTAGATTTCGTCCATCTTATTTTCCGTTTACTACACCTTCTGCAGAAGTTGATGTTGTTACAAATAATGGAAAATTATTAGAAGTATTAGGATGTGGTATGGTTCATCCATCAGTTTTAAAAAATGTGAATATTGATTCAAATTTTTATTCTGCTTGTGCATTTGGAATTGGTATAGAACGAATTACTATGCTACGTTATGGAATTTCTGATCTTCGTTCTTTTTTTGAAAACGACATAAGGTTTATAAAACAATTTAAACATATTTAG
- the pheT gene encoding phenylalanine--tRNA ligase subunit beta, which produces MKFNENWLREWINPKITSVSLRNQIVESGIEIESIHEFNPIFDGFLVGKIVECINPCKGNNLKILKVDVGYKKLLNIVCGASNCRNNIKVVVATIDSILPNGSKIKIKKIKEKLSEGMICSFFELGLFNFCKDIIELPEDIPIGKKINDLFLLKKDTFIKVAVTPNRPDGLSILGIARNIAAINNLKKIRLKKRILPTTIEDQFPITINTEKQSVNYFGRIIQNVNLNVDTPFWMKKKLFFCDLLSDNIIENILNYILIEIGQPLNILNADKIDDVIEIRMAIKKEFLILKNDTRIVLDKDILVFSDKTKILFIPGNINNSDLEPNKNTKNIFLTSYLVDKKSILNILKKIDSNNILDYYSHGVDASLQKYAIEYATYLIVKICGGKIGPINTKKSNFNSLSCSNKIKLYHQNFNKCIDSFVDSSIISNILLCLEYKVNFHKKYWYVFPPSWRFDILIEEDVIGDILRIYNYNNIPLTPLKQNYYFNSKNKDLKSPLLDEAAVLLINRGYYEIITYSFINPSLQDDIIPNNNQILISNPISKDFSSMRLSLWPGLLKTVSYNKNRQQESMRFFERGLCFSIDESQILGIRQEMFLGGVISGFYSKENWFSVRRKVDFYDLKGDLESLLEVICGLNKFEIRHQNILGLHPEQSAKIYLDNKYIGSLGKIHPKIEKKLNLYNSTFLFELSLNYISKLKFYNTEEISKYPTSRRDIAILVSKDIPFLDIITVCKDFFVNKKVEINLFDVYSCKEFDNRKKSLGISFVFQNFKKNLKENEVNLMLHDCIKILKKKFQVVLRK; this is translated from the coding sequence ATGAAATTTAATGAAAACTGGTTACGTGAATGGATTAATCCGAAAATAACTAGTGTTAGTTTAAGAAATCAAATTGTTGAATCTGGTATAGAAATAGAATCAATACATGAATTTAATCCTATTTTTGATGGTTTTTTAGTTGGTAAAATAGTTGAATGCATCAATCCTTGTAAAGGAAATAATTTAAAAATATTAAAAGTAGATGTAGGATATAAAAAATTATTAAATATTGTATGTGGAGCTTCAAACTGTCGTAATAATATTAAAGTTGTAGTGGCTACGATTGATAGTATTTTGCCAAATGGATCAAAAATTAAGATAAAAAAAATAAAAGAAAAATTATCTGAAGGTATGATATGTTCTTTTTTTGAATTAGGTTTGTTTAATTTTTGCAAAGATATTATTGAACTTCCTGAAGATATTCCTATAGGAAAAAAAATAAACGATTTATTTTTATTAAAAAAAGATACTTTTATTAAAGTTGCTGTTACACCTAATCGTCCAGATGGATTAAGCATTTTAGGAATAGCTCGAAATATAGCTGCTATTAATAATTTAAAAAAAATCCGATTAAAAAAAAGAATTCTTCCAACAACAATTGAAGATCAATTTCCTATTACAATTAATACTGAAAAACAAAGTGTTAATTATTTCGGAAGAATTATTCAAAATGTTAATTTAAATGTTGACACTCCATTTTGGATGAAAAAAAAATTATTTTTTTGTGATTTGTTATCAGATAATATAATTGAAAATATTCTTAATTATATTTTAATAGAAATTGGACAACCATTAAATATATTAAATGCAGATAAAATAGATGATGTAATTGAAATTCGTATGGCTATAAAAAAAGAGTTTTTAATTTTAAAAAATGATACTCGAATAGTATTAGATAAAGATATTTTAGTGTTTTCAGATAAAACAAAAATATTGTTTATCCCGGGTAATATAAACAATTCTGATTTAGAACCAAATAAAAATACTAAAAATATATTTTTAACATCATATTTAGTTGATAAAAAATCGATATTAAATATTTTAAAAAAAATAGATTCTAATAATATTTTAGACTATTATAGTCATGGTGTTGATGCATCACTGCAAAAATATGCTATAGAATATGCAACATATTTAATTGTTAAGATATGTGGTGGTAAAATAGGTCCTATTAATACAAAAAAATCTAATTTTAATTCTTTATCTTGCTCAAATAAGATTAAGTTATATCATCAAAACTTCAATAAATGTATAGATTCTTTCGTTGATTCTTCTATTATTTCAAACATTTTATTATGTCTTGAATATAAAGTTAATTTTCACAAAAAATATTGGTATGTGTTTCCACCTAGTTGGCGATTTGATATTTTGATTGAAGAAGATGTAATAGGTGATATACTTCGTATATACAATTATAATAATATTCCTTTAACTCCATTAAAACAAAATTACTATTTTAATAGTAAAAATAAAGACTTAAAAAGTCCCTTATTAGATGAAGCAGCTGTATTACTTATTAATAGAGGATATTATGAAATAATAACATATTCTTTTATCAATCCCTCTCTACAAGATGATATTATTCCAAATAATAATCAAATATTAATTTCTAATCCTATTTCTAAAGATTTTTCGTCTATGCGTTTATCATTATGGCCAGGTCTTCTTAAGACTGTTTCTTATAACAAAAATCGTCAACAAGAAAGTATGCGTTTTTTCGAAAGAGGACTCTGTTTTTCAATTGATGAATCACAAATTCTTGGAATACGACAAGAAATGTTTTTAGGAGGCGTAATAAGTGGTTTTTATAGTAAAGAAAACTGGTTTTCTGTTAGAAGGAAAGTAGATTTTTATGATTTAAAAGGTGATTTGGAATCTTTATTAGAAGTTATATGCGGATTAAATAAATTTGAAATAAGGCATCAAAATATATTAGGTTTACATCCAGAACAAAGTGCAAAGATTTATTTAGATAATAAGTATATTGGTAGTCTTGGTAAAATTCATCCGAAAATAGAAAAAAAGTTAAATTTATATAATTCTACATTTTTATTTGAACTATCATTAAATTATATTTCAAAATTAAAATTTTATAATACAGAAGAAATTTCTAAATATCCTACAAGTCGTCGTGATATAGCTATATTAGTATCCAAAGATATTCCGTTTTTAGACATTATTACAGTATGTAAAGATTTTTTTGTTAATAAAAAAGTAGAAATTAATTTATTTGATGTATATTCTTGTAAAGAATTTGATAACAGAAAAAAAAGTTTAGGAATTAGTTTTGTATTTCAAAATTTTAAAAAAAATTTAAAAGAAAATGAAGTTAACTTAATGCTTCATGATTGTATAAAAATATTAAAGAAAAAATTTCAAGTAGTTTTAAGGAAATAA
- a CDS encoding integration host factor subunit alpha — protein MVVTKAAISENLFEKLKLTKRDSKEFVEFFFEEVRKSLEKGEDVKLSGFGNFQLKNKKERPGRNPRTGENILITQRRVVIFKAGQKLKNRVEHYLMKVKY, from the coding sequence ATGGTAGTTACAAAAGCTGCAATTTCAGAAAATTTATTTGAAAAATTAAAATTAACTAAACGTGATTCTAAAGAATTTGTAGAGTTTTTTTTTGAAGAAGTTAGAAAGTCTTTAGAAAAAGGTGAAGATGTTAAATTATCTGGATTTGGAAATTTTCAATTAAAAAACAAAAAAGAACGCCCTGGTAGAAATCCTAGAACAGGAGAAAACATTCTTATTACCCAAAGGCGTGTAGTTATTTTTAAAGCAGGTCAAAAATTGAAAAATAGAGTTGAACATTATTTAATGAAGGTTAAATATTAA